From the Streptomyces sp. NBC_01551 genome, one window contains:
- a CDS encoding PP2C family protein-serine/threonine phosphatase yields the protein MGEEIEEDRSEGFGERLLGLLLDRARLLPPQLIAPLIAEEVGRVGGRDVSILLQDYAQELLVPLPGKKLHAGQPESVIDSPAGRAFLRGVVVEVPQARGGVRMYLPLLDGGDTVGVMALTLDTVGDDDRRLLSRLSCLVADLLVTKNAYTDQFFQARRREPMSVSAEIQWGLLPPLSMAVPQVEVAGMLEPAYRVAGDSFDYALNDNILHAAVIDAMGHGVEAATMATVAIGAYRHARRVFISLAEKYAFMDDAISRLFGPDRFVTAQLMHINVATGAMELVNAGHPAPLLIRDGHVVRQLESATTLPVGFGGEEPRIREHTLQQGDRVLCYTDGIIEEHVAGGELFGEERLIRCVNRLGEEPSQGLRADLRRLSHMLKSERGGHTSDDATLFMIEWRGGAADHLAVLG from the coding sequence TGGGCCTGCTGCTGGACCGGGCGCGGCTGCTGCCGCCGCAGCTGATCGCCCCGCTCATCGCGGAGGAGGTGGGCAGGGTCGGAGGCCGTGATGTCTCCATCCTGCTCCAGGACTACGCGCAGGAGCTGCTGGTGCCGCTTCCGGGCAAAAAGCTGCACGCCGGCCAGCCTGAATCGGTGATCGACTCACCCGCGGGCCGGGCTTTTCTGCGCGGGGTGGTCGTCGAAGTGCCGCAAGCCCGCGGTGGCGTGCGGATGTATCTGCCGCTGCTGGACGGCGGCGACACGGTGGGCGTGATGGCCCTCACCCTGGACACCGTCGGCGACGACGACCGGCGGCTGCTGAGCCGGCTCTCATGCCTGGTGGCCGACCTGCTGGTCACCAAGAACGCCTACACCGACCAGTTCTTCCAGGCCCGGCGCCGGGAGCCGATGAGCGTGTCCGCAGAGATCCAGTGGGGCCTGCTGCCGCCGCTGTCGATGGCCGTGCCGCAGGTGGAGGTGGCCGGCATGCTGGAGCCCGCCTACCGCGTCGCCGGAGACAGCTTCGACTACGCCCTCAACGACAACATCCTGCACGCCGCCGTGATCGACGCGATGGGCCACGGCGTGGAAGCCGCCACCATGGCAACCGTGGCCATCGGCGCCTACCGGCACGCCCGCCGCGTGTTCATCAGCCTGGCCGAGAAGTACGCGTTCATGGACGATGCCATCTCCCGGCTGTTCGGCCCCGACCGGTTCGTCACAGCGCAGTTGATGCACATCAACGTCGCCACCGGTGCGATGGAGCTGGTCAACGCGGGCCACCCCGCACCGCTGCTGATCCGCGACGGGCACGTCGTGCGGCAGCTGGAGAGCGCGACGACGCTGCCCGTCGGTTTCGGCGGTGAGGAGCCCCGGATCAGAGAGCACACACTCCAGCAAGGCGACCGCGTGCTGTGCTATACCGACGGCATCATCGAGGAGCACGTCGCCGGCGGGGAGCTGTTCGGCGAAGAACGCCTCATCCGCTGCGTCAACCGCCTGGGGGAGGAACCCTCACAAGGACTGCGGGCGGACCTACGCCGGCTCTCCCACATGCTGAAGAGCGAACGGGGCGGGCACACCAGCGACGACGCCACCCTCTTCATGATCGAATGGCGCGGGGGCGCCGCCGACCACCTCGCGGTCCTTGGCTGA